One part of the Neoarius graeffei isolate fNeoGra1 chromosome 2, fNeoGra1.pri, whole genome shotgun sequence genome encodes these proteins:
- the ndufb9 gene encoding NADH dehydrogenase [ubiquinone] 1 beta subcomplex subunit 9, which yields MRVTGEWGEKMAAFLTHQQKVLRLYKKSLRHIESWCVFRDKYRFYACMLRARFDEHKNEKDMVKASKLLKAAEEEFWANQHPQPYLFPDSPGGTSYERYECYKVPEWVLDHWHPSEKAEYPDYFSKREQWKKLRALSWEKEVKQLQEETPADGPRTEALPPARKEGDLPPLWWQFVTRPRERPM from the exons ATGCGCGTTACAGGAGAGTGGGGCGAGAAAATGGCGGCGTTTCTGACCCACCAGCAAAAAGTCCTGCGACTTTATAAAAAATCTCTGAGACACATTGAGTCTTGGTGCGTTTTCAG AGATAAGTACCGTTTCTACGCCTGCATGCTGAGGGCTCGCTTTGATGAGCATAAGAATGAGAAGGACATGGTAAAGGCCTCCAAGCTGCTGAAGGCTGCGGAAGAGGAGTTCTGGGCGAATCAGCATCCTCAGCCCTACCTGTTCCCCGATTCCCCTGGCGGAACCTCCTACGAGAGATACGAGTGCTACAAG gttccTGAATGGGTTCTGGATCACTGGCACCCCTCTGAGAAGGCCGAGTACCCTGATTACTTCTCCAAGAGAGAGCAGTGGAAGAAGCTGCGAGCTCTGAGCTGGGAGAAGGAG GTGAAGCAGCTGCAGGAGGAGACTCCAGCTGATGGCCCCAGGACCGAGGCTCTTCCTCCGGCCCGCAAGGAGGGCGATCTCCCCCCACTGTGGTGGCAGTTTGTGACCCGGCCCAGAGAGAGGCCCATGTGA